In Blastopirellula sediminis, the following proteins share a genomic window:
- the lpxK gene encoding tetraacyldisaccharide 4'-kinase — translation MLTAEDFKEYASGRRKGLGGFVMRGMMLAASKLYGVGVRMRNRQYDRGSKPIEEAGVPVVSIGNITLGGTGKTPTAAWLARWFRRHDVRVTLISRGYGAERGELNDEARELDDLLPDVPHLQNPDRVAAAKVAVEELAAQVLLLDDAFQHRRIARNLDIVLIDATEPFGFGYLFPRGMLREPLDGLARADVLALTRADAVSAEERQRIHNEARQYNSKAIWIEMIHRPASLRNADGETSSLDQLQGKRVAAFCGIGNPAGFRHTISSCGAELVDLKPFPDHHIYKAADIATLEKWAAEQRVDCILCTHKDLVKVGVTRLGETPLVAIVIEAEVTVGLPELEERLTKLIAEIPPDEY, via the coding sequence TTGCTTACCGCGGAAGATTTCAAAGAATACGCCAGTGGACGGCGGAAAGGTTTGGGCGGATTCGTCATGCGGGGCATGATGTTGGCTGCGTCCAAGCTGTACGGCGTCGGCGTTCGGATGCGCAATCGGCAATACGACCGCGGGTCGAAACCGATCGAAGAGGCTGGCGTGCCGGTCGTCAGCATCGGCAACATCACGCTGGGCGGAACCGGCAAAACGCCGACGGCCGCGTGGTTGGCCCGTTGGTTCCGTCGGCATGACGTGCGGGTGACGCTGATCAGCCGCGGCTATGGTGCGGAACGCGGGGAATTGAACGACGAAGCACGAGAGCTCGATGATCTACTGCCGGACGTCCCTCATTTGCAGAATCCAGATCGCGTCGCCGCGGCGAAGGTCGCCGTCGAAGAATTGGCCGCGCAGGTGCTGTTGCTTGACGACGCCTTCCAGCATCGCCGGATCGCCCGCAACCTCGACATTGTGCTGATCGACGCGACCGAGCCGTTTGGTTTCGGATATCTCTTTCCTCGCGGCATGCTGCGTGAACCGCTGGATGGTTTGGCTCGCGCCGACGTGTTGGCGCTGACCCGCGCTGACGCCGTTTCGGCCGAAGAGCGGCAACGGATTCATAACGAAGCGCGGCAGTACAACTCGAAAGCGATCTGGATCGAAATGATTCATCGCCCGGCGAGTCTGCGAAACGCGGATGGAGAAACCTCGTCGCTTGATCAGTTGCAAGGAAAACGGGTCGCCGCGTTTTGTGGAATCGGCAATCCGGCTGGCTTTCGTCATACGATCAGCAGTTGCGGCGCCGAGTTGGTCGACCTGAAGCCGTTCCCGGATCACCACATCTACAAGGCGGCCGATATCGCGACACTCGAAAAATGGGCGGCAGAGCAGCGAGTCGACTGCATCCTCTGCACCCACAAAGACCTGGTTAAAGTCGGGGTCACGCGGCTCGGCGAAACGCCGCTGGTTGCAATTGTGATCGAAGCGGAAGTGACCGTTGGTCTGCCGGAGCTGGAAGAACGGCTGACGAAGCTGATTGCCGAGATTCCGCCGGACGAGTACTAA
- a CDS encoding histidine phosphatase family protein: MSADSAKITTWMYLIRHGATANNISRPPVLQGNGINGPLVEIGLRQAEETAKFLTRTPLAAIYSSPLLRAMQTAEKIAAGRELTIQTSELLKEVDVGRWEGKDWGWIEANDPEAYRLHHTSAAEHGYPEGENLKQVQARVVPELMRILDTHDRQHIAVVAHNVVIRSMIAYLLELPLDNVGHIHHDNCGITLVRRRSGQTRLISTNSIFHLTSETPRTHTGESY, encoded by the coding sequence CCGCCAAGATCACGACCTGGATGTACCTGATCCGTCATGGCGCCACCGCCAACAACATCAGCCGGCCGCCGGTTTTGCAAGGAAACGGCATTAACGGACCGCTGGTCGAGATTGGGCTACGGCAAGCGGAAGAGACGGCGAAGTTTCTCACGCGCACGCCGCTAGCAGCCATTTACAGCAGTCCGCTGTTGCGAGCGATGCAGACGGCCGAAAAGATCGCCGCTGGCCGCGAGCTGACGATTCAGACGTCGGAACTGTTGAAAGAAGTCGACGTCGGCCGCTGGGAAGGAAAAGACTGGGGCTGGATCGAAGCGAACGACCCCGAAGCGTATCGCTTGCACCACACCAGCGCCGCCGAGCATGGCTATCCCGAGGGGGAAAACCTGAAACAGGTCCAAGCCCGCGTCGTTCCAGAACTGATGCGGATCCTCGATACGCATGATCGGCAGCATATCGCCGTCGTGGCCCACAACGTGGTGATCCGCTCGATGATCGCTTATCTGCTGGAATTGCCGCTCGACAACGTCGGTCACATCCATCACGACAACTGCGGCATCACCCTCGTCCGTCGCCGCTCAGGCCAAACCCGATTGATTTCGACCAACTCGATCTTCCACCTGACGTCGGAAACTCCCCGGACGCATACCGGCGAGTCGTATTAA